The DNA segment CTCGGCGAGCACGATCGCCGCGTTCTCGATCTCCTTCGGTCGCGCGTCGTCCGTCCGGCGCACGGCCCCGACGACGATCGCGATGTCCCGGCTCGCCTTCGCGAGCTCGTCGAGCTCCGCCAGCTGATCGTCGACGAAGCGGTCCCGCTCGAGCAGGTCCATCGGCGGATAGCCCGTGAGCGCGAGCTCGGGGAGCACCACCAGGTCCGCACCAGCGGAGGCGGCCCGCTCGGCGGCCTCCTGAGCGAGACGGCGGTTGCCCGCGAGGTCACCGACGGTCGGGTTGATCTGGGCGAGGGCGATCTTCATATGGCGGGGAGGATACCCCGCACGAAGCCGACTGCGCCCCGCCGCGAAGGCGCCCCCCGCGCCTATACTCGATCGCCCGATCAACCATCGCGTCCCACTTCACCGCCCAGCAGGATCCCGAATGCCCGCCTCCTCCGACGCGATCGTCGGCCCCGCCTCGAGCTTCTACATCTCCCAGCGCCTCCGTCTCCACTTCGTCGACTGGGGCTCGGAGGACAAGCCGCCGCTCCTCCTGGTCCACGGCGGCCGGGATCACGCGCGCAACTGGGACTGGGTCGCGCGGGCCCTGCGCGACGAGTACCACGTGATCGCGCCGGACCTGCGGGGCCACGGCGACTCGGACTGGTCGATCGGTGGGCAATACACCCTGCCCGAGTACGTCCTCGACGTCGCGCAGCTGATCGACGTGCTCGACCTCTCGCCGCTCCGGATCATGGCCCACTCGATGGGGGCCGCCGTGTCCCTCCAGTACGCGGGGATCTTCCCGGAGAACGTCCACAAGCTCGTGGCGATCGAGGGCATGAAGATTCCCGACGTGGTGGAGAAGCGGATGGAACGCCCCATCTGGGATCTGACCCGCGACTGGATCGAGGGCGTGAAGAAGTCGTCGAGCCGGACGCCCCGGCGCTATGCGACGATTGATGCTGCCGCCGAGCGGATGCAGGAAGAGAATCCCCACCTGTCCCAGGAGCAGGCGCGCCATCTGACGATCCACGGCGTCGCGCGCAACGAGGACGGCACCTTCAGCTGGAAGTTCGACAACGCGGCGCGGCCGCTCTTCCCCCAGCGTCTCGACCGGGAGCAGCGCGCGGAGATCTGGGAGCGGATCGACTGCCCGACTCTCCTCGTGCACGGCAACGAGTCCTGGCA comes from the bacterium genome and includes:
- a CDS encoding alpha/beta hydrolase, with the protein product MPASSDAIVGPASSFYISQRLRLHFVDWGSEDKPPLLLVHGGRDHARNWDWVARALRDEYHVIAPDLRGHGDSDWSIGGQYTLPEYVLDVAQLIDVLDLSPLRIMAHSMGAAVSLQYAGIFPENVHKLVAIEGMKIPDVVEKRMERPIWDLTRDWIEGVKKSSSRTPRRYATIDAAAERMQEENPHLSQEQARHLTIHGVARNEDGTFSWKFDNAARPLFPQRLDREQRAEIWERIDCPTLLVHGNESWHGDPSADGRADRIAKSTVVGFDDAGHWVHHDQLEGFLEVARDFLRD